The stretch of DNA CCCGCTGTGGTGGTGCTCGGCTTCGAACCGGAAGATCCGCTCGCCTATGGCCGGGTGATCGCCGACGATGCGGGCGCGATCCTCAAGATGGTCGAATACAAGGATGCCGACGAGGGCGAGCGTGCCTGCCACTTGTGCAATTCCGGGCTGCTGGCGGCGCGGGCGGAAGACCTCTTTGCGCTGCTGGGTCGCGTCGGAAACGATAATGCGCAGGGCGAGTATTACCTTCCCGACATCGTCAACATCGCCATCGCCGATGGACGCAGCTGCGCGGTGATCGTGGCGGCAAGCGCCGACGAGGTCGCCGGGATCAACTCCCGCGCCGAACTCGCGCAGGCCGAGGCCCGCTGGCAGGCCGCCCGCCGCCTTCGCGCGATGGACGAAGGCGCGACCCTGATCGCGCCCGACACGGTGTTCTTCGCGCACGACACCGTGCTGGGCCGCGATGTCACCATCGAGCCCAACGTCTTCTTCGGCCCCGGCGTGCAGGTGGCCGACAATGTCCTGATCCGTGCCAACTCGCACATCGAGGGCGCAAACCTCGCCAGCGGCGTCAAGGTCGGGCCCTTCGCGCGCCTGCGTCCCGGCACGGTGCTGGAGGAAGGCAGCTTCATCGGCAATTTCGTCGAGGTGAAGAACGCCACGCTCCATGCCGGGGCCAAGGCCAGCCACCTGACCTATCTGGGCGATGCCTCGGTGGGGGCGGGCGCGAATATCGGGGCTGGGACGATCACCTGCAATTACGACGGCTATTTCAAATACCGCACCACAATCGGCGAGCGCGCCTTCATTGGCTCGAACTCCTCGCTGATCGCGCCCGTCACGATCGGGGCGGATGCGATTGTCGCAGCAGGCAGCGCCGTCAGCCGCGATGTCGCGCCGGGCGAGCTGCGCATGGTGCGCGCCGAGCAATTGGTGAAGGACGGCTGGGCCGACCGCTTTCATGACGCGATGAAGAAACGCAAGGCAGCCGAGAAGAAGGGGTGAAGCGGGCAGTCGCCCTTTGTGCAGCGGGCCTGGTCGCATCATGCGGCACCGCCCCGGCGGATGCGCCCGACGCCACCGACGCGGTTGAGGCTCCGGCACAGACGCCGTCCCCCGTCGCCACCTCGGTTGCGCCTCTGGCGGCAAGCGGCGACAGCATAAGCTGCCCATCGCCGGAGGAAACGCTGTTCTTCTGCACCATGCCCCGGCGCAGGCGGCTCGCGGTGTGCGCGCCGGAAGGGGGCGAGCCGCAATACCGGTTCGGCGAAAATGTGCCCGAGCTCACGATCGACGGCGGCGAATGGGGTAGTGCGCCTTACTCCGGCGGGGGCGAGGGGCAGATCCGCTTTTCCAACGGCATGACCGATTACATCGTCTTCAGCCGCATCGTGCGCACCCATTTCACCGAAGGCGAGCCCAACTATCCCGCGATCCGCGACGGCGTCATCATTATGCGGCGCGGCGAGGTCGTCGCCTTGCGATTGTGCGAGGGTGGTCAGGCCGAAACGCCGGTCAACTTTGCCGTCGCAAGGCGCGCGATGGGAGAACCGGGCGCGCTGTTCACCGACGAAACCAGCAGAGCGGACAATGCCGATCATGAGTGACGATCCCGAAACCCTCACCTGCTGGCTGTGCGAGCGCCCCTTGGGCGAGATCGTCCAGTGGCATCACCCCGTGCCCAAGTCCAAGAAGGGCAAGGTGAAGGTGCCGGTGCATCCGATCTGCCACAAGACGATCCACGCCAACTTCACCAACAATGAACTCGCGCGCATCGGCGAGGATGCGGAGACGATCCGCGACAATCCCGCGATTGCCAAATTCGTGGCCTGGGTGGCGAACAAGCCCGCCGATTTCGACGCGCCGACGCGCTAGCTGCGGAACCATCGCGCGGCCTGTGCGGTTTTCATGGCAACATCAGGAGAACCGCCATGAAAGCCGCTCGCTGGATCGCTGCCGGGATCGCCCTTGCCTCTGTGG from Porphyrobacter sp. YT40 encodes:
- the glmU gene encoding bifunctional UDP-N-acetylglucosamine diphosphorylase/glucosamine-1-phosphate N-acetyltransferase GlmU produces the protein MTDTTSPFAAIILAAGKGTRMKSDLHKVLHPIAGRAMLDHLMASVAELGPERTAVVVGAGREQIEKAVGARAVTCLQEPQLGTGHAVQQAESALAGFSGDVLVLYGDVPFVKAATMRAMLERLHAPDSPAVVVLGFEPEDPLAYGRVIADDAGAILKMVEYKDADEGERACHLCNSGLLAARAEDLFALLGRVGNDNAQGEYYLPDIVNIAIADGRSCAVIVAASADEVAGINSRAELAQAEARWQAARRLRAMDEGATLIAPDTVFFAHDTVLGRDVTIEPNVFFGPGVQVADNVLIRANSHIEGANLASGVKVGPFARLRPGTVLEEGSFIGNFVEVKNATLHAGAKASHLTYLGDASVGAGANIGAGTITCNYDGYFKYRTTIGERAFIGSNSSLIAPVTIGADAIVAAGSAVSRDVAPGELRMVRAEQLVKDGWADRFHDAMKKRKAAEKKG
- a CDS encoding HNH endonuclease, which codes for MSDDPETLTCWLCERPLGEIVQWHHPVPKSKKGKVKVPVHPICHKTIHANFTNNELARIGEDAETIRDNPAIAKFVAWVANKPADFDAPTR